The Changchengzhania lutea genomic sequence AAAAGGGACGACTACAGGAACAACATCTGATATTGATGGTTTTTATAGATTTGATAATCTAGAACCCGGAAATGTGATTCTGAGTTTTAGTTTTGTGGGCTATGAAACACAGGAAATACCTGTTCAAGTTATAGCAGGAAAAGAAACAGAGCTTAATGTTATTATGAATGCCAGTGCTGCCTCATTGGATGAAGTCGTCATTACAACAACCACCAAAAGAGAAAGTGAAACAGCTTTATTACTAGAACAGAAAAAAGCAGTTGAGATCAAACAAAGTATAGGTGCCGAAGAATTATCTAGAAAAGGCATTAGTGATGCCGCAGGCGCTGTTGCAAAAATTTCGGGGGTTTCAAAACAGGAAGGATCAAGCAACGTCTATGTTCGAGGTTTGGGCGATCGGTATCTAAATACAACCATGAATGGTTTATCCTTACCTTCAAACGATGTCAATAAGAAAAATATTGATTTGGATTTATTTGCCTCTGATGTTATTGAGAATGTCTCCATTAGTAAAGCATATGCATCTAGATTTTATGGTGATTTTGCTGCGGGCAATGTCGATATTTCTTCTAAGGATTATAATGGTAATGGTTTTCTTGATGTTTCTGTTGGCTCTGAGATTAACACCAACGCCATTGGCAAAGATTTTGTTAGAAGCGAAGGCACAGGATACTTCGGCTTCTATAATAGATATGCCCATAATCCTTTCGCGGTAATATTGTCTCATGGGTTTGACCCTGTTGATGTAGGCACGCCTATAAACACAAGTTTTGGTGGTGCTTTTGGGAAATCTTTTCATTTCGAAAATGGGTCCAAATTAAGTTTTTATGCTACGGGAGCTTTCGGAAATGATTTTCAATACAGAAAAGGGTCAAATGTAGATTATACCAATGTTGAGAAAAAAGCTTTTGAAGAAGCTGAAGAGTTTGAATATGGCACGACCACAACTGCTATGGCGTCCATCAATTATAAAATAGATAACTCCAATACTATTAAATTCAATTCTTTATTCGTGAATAGTTCTTCCGATAAAATTGGATATTTCGGTATAGATGGCAAAGGAAGAAATAGAGATGCTATTTTAAATACGGATGAAGGTTTTTATCAGCAAAACATTCAATTCAACCAGAATCTTATTTATGTCAACCAACTTATGGGCACCCATAAATTTGAAAAACTAGAAGTTGAATGGGGCGTTGGTCACAACTTTGTGAATGCACATGAACCTGACAGAAAGCGATTAAGTTTTGAAAATTACCAATTTGCATTGGATAATGACCCTAACACCAATCCTGTATTTTATAGTAATGTCGATTTTGATAACCAACGTTACTTTCAGAATATACAAGATGAAGAGTTAAATGGCCGCTTAAACTTAGCTTACCACCCTTCAGAAACCATAAAGGTGAATGTAGGCTACAATGGCCGTAATAAAGAACGTAGATTTGACAATATTAGATACGGTTATGACATTGTTGATAATAGCGGCGTTACTAATGTGAACACGCTTGATAATATCTTCACTTTAGAAAACCTAAACCTTACTAGCAATGAAGGTGTTTATGAAATAAAAGTCATTAAACCTACACCAACCTTAAGCAACACGAACAGACCCGGTGTACCAGAAAACACATATAATGGCACATTAGATATATATGCTGGCTATCTAAATGCTGAAATTACAGTGGCCGATAAATGGCTTTTTGTACCAGGACTTAGAGTAGAGTCTTTTGACCAATATATTGAGTACGACGTCATTAATTTAGGGGTTAATGGTAAAAACAATGTAAGTGCATCAGCCGTGGTTTACTTACCTAGTTTAAGTGTTAAATATGCTTTGAATGATGATCAAAATCTGCGTTTTTCAGCCAGTAAAACAATCTCTCTACCAGAATTTAAAGAAGTGGCACCTTTTGTTTACGAAAGCGTGTCGCAACGTATTGGCGGGAATCCAGATTTATTAGGGCAGAAACAAGGCTTTAACTATACCAATGTAAAAGATGTGTCCTATTCTAAAATTCTAAATCTCGATTTAAAATATGAATGGTTTGTAACCAAATCTGAAATCATTTCCTTAGGAGCATTCTACAAACAGATTGAAGACCCTGTTAACCAAGTAGTCGCTTTTGATGCCACAGGAACACAACGGTTTTTCAGAACAGGAGAAAAGGCACAGATTCTTGGTGTAGAAGCAGAAATACGTAAAAATATCATTACGAATGAAAATAATGATGCAGAACTTTCAGTTGGACTGAACGCTACATACATGCATACAGAGCAAGATTTGTATTCAGATATCGTAGGGAGCAATTTTAATGTGAGTTTTGTAGAAGATAAGCAAGAACTGCAAGGCGCTTCTCCTTTTATAATGAATGCAGATATTAACTATTCGCCAAAATCATTTCAAAATTATGAGCCAATTGCCACATTAGCATTCTCTTATTTTTCCGATAGAATTGATGCTTTAGGTTCGGGTCAATTAGGCAACGTAATTGAAAAGGGTATTCCAACATTAGATTTTATTCTTAAAAACAAAATAGGTGCGTATTTCGAAATTAATCTATCCGCAAAAAATATTTTAGATCCAACAATCAAATTTGTTAGGAACACCACAGAAGGTAAAATTGTTGTGACCTCTCCTAACGGAAAAGATGTTTCAAATTACAAAAAAGGAATGAATCTAGGATTACAACTAAAATACAGTTTTTAAAAACACTTTTAACCAATAAAATATAAACAAACATTAAACTTAGAAACGATGAAAAATAATTTATTATTAGGATTAGCAATTACAATATTGCTTTTTAACTCCTGCGCTTCAGATGATACTGCCGATATCTATATCACAGATAACAGCGTTATTAACAACAACGGTGGCGGTGGTAGTACTGATGAAGACATTCCAATTAGTGCAGCAGAATACGCTTCAGATTTAGTTCTAGATGCCAATAAAACCTACACCATAAGTGGCCCGGTAATTATGGCCGATGGTGCCAATTTAATTATTGGTGAAGGGGTTACCATTAAAGCGGTTACCACTGGAGCCGACGTATATATTGCTATCTCTCAAGGTGCTAGAATTATTGCCAATGGTACTGCTACCAACCCAATTGTGATGACTTCTGGATCTGCAAATCCATCAGCTGGTGACTGGGGCGGTTTAATAATTTTAGGAAAAGCCCCAATTAACTCAGTAACTGGTAGTGCAACCTCGACTTCTGAAATTGGTAGCTTGCCTTACGGCGGAACTGAAACCGCAGACAGCTCAGGAATTATTCGTTACGTACGCGTAGAGTATTCTGGAGGTGCTGCAGATGGATCTTCAGAAAATAACGGATTTTCATTTTACGGTGTAGGTGCAGGTACGACGGTAGACTATATTCAAGCTTATGAAGGTGCAGACGATGGGATCGAGTTTTTTGGTGGTAGCGTCGCGGTAAATCATGCTGTGGTAATTAATTGTCAAGATGATTCCATTGATTGGACTGAAGGCTTTTCAGGCTCGGTTACCAATGCCTATGTAAAACATGGTGCAGATCATGATAAAGGGTTTGAGTGTGATGGATATAATACAGATATTGGAAATTTATCCAGTCCTAAATTTTGGTCTAAACCTACGGTGAAAGATGTTACTATTATTGGTTTAGGTTCAGGAACTGGTAGCGAAGCTATTAGATTAAGAGCAGGCACTCAAGGATTGTTTGATAATATTTTAATTGAAGGTTTTGAAGAAGGCTTTGATCTTGATGGTGATGCTGGAGCAGGTAGCGATAACCCAACAGGAACCGGTGTTTTAAATGGAGATTTGGATGTCACCAACGTCACGTTTACCGATGTTACCACAAAATTTAAAAATGATACCGGAGAAACTTTTGTAGAAGTAGATTTTATTGCCGGAATTGGTCTTGGCACAGGGACAGACTATGCCACTTGGGGAGCAAGCTGGACCGTAGGAAACTAATAATCTATAACCTATTATAATCAAAAAAGCATCCTAAATTAGGATGCTTTTTATGAATTTTTATTTCTTTTATAGTGAAGCTACATGCTTTGTGTAATCAACTTCTTTTAAAGCTCCATCTATTAAATAAATCCACTTGCCGACTTTTTTTCCATTATCATAATTTGCAGAAACGATTTTTTCACCTTCTGTATTAAAGCTTAACCACGCACCCTGTAATTTACCATCTACCGTGTAAGACCCTGTTTGGCTTACAACACCATTGTCATGATAATAAACAACATCAATTAAGTTTGTGTCTTTATTAAGTTTTAAATCTCTCTTTTGTTGAGCAAAAGAGACCACAGTAATTAAAAAGGCAAAAAGTAAAAATAACTTCTTCATAATTATGGGGGTTTAACATTATACTATAAATATACAAATTACATAACATTAAAGCAACTATTACGTAACACTAAATTAACATTAAATTGATATTTGTCTGATTTTCAATATTTTGATATAAAAATATAACATGGCATTATTAATAAATAATTAATATTAAGATGACATTCAGATGACCTTAAATCTTGATATTTGCTTTGTCTTAAGACAAAACAATTAGTATTTCATATAATCTATTAGTTTTTGTCGACTACATTATCATGATTTCTAATGGGACTGCCTTAGGCCAAGGCAGTCTTTTTTTGTTTTAATATTTAACAATTAGGAAACATTCGGTTAACATTTCTGTTAGTTCTTTGCATCGACAAAAACTAATAATGAAAATGAGACTTAAACTTTCATTGGTACTTGCCCTGAGTACTTTACTTACTATTCATGCACAAGAAATCAGTGACACTTCATTTGGAAAAGGCTTGATTAATTTTGTAGCCAAAGACAGTTCATTCAGTATAAAATTTGCACCCCGTTTTCAAGTACGCTCTATTTCATCTTGGGATCATAATGACAGTTCATATGAAAGTCCTGAACACAACTTTATTGTAAGACGGGCACGCTTAAAATTTGACGGCTTTGCATACAGTCCTAAATTGAGATACAAATTAGAATTAGGCTTATCCAATAGGGATATTTCTGGTGCCAACCAATTTAACCGTAATGCGCCAAGGTATATCTTGGATGCGGTTATTATGTGGAATTTCGCCAAGAATTTTGAACTGTGGGCAGGTCAGACAAAATTACCAGGTAATGTGGAGCGTGTCGTATCTTCTGCAAACCTGCAATTAATAGATCGCTCCCTATTAAATAGTGGCTTTAATATTGATCGTGACCTTGGTATACAGTTACGTCATAAAACAAAAATAAGTGGTAACTTTTTAATGCGAGAAAAAATTGCCATTTCTCAAGGTGAGGGCCGCAATGTTACCGAAGGTAATGAAGGTGGTTTACAATATACAGCCCGTTTGGAATTTCTACCTTTTGGAACATTCCAATCAAAAGGGGATTATAGTCAATCGGATTTAAAAAGAGAAGCGACCCCAAAGTTAATGTTAGGATTTACTTATGATTTGAATGAAGATGCTGTTAAAGAACGTAGTGTTTTAGGCGATTATATGTTTAAAAGTGATGGTTCACTATACCAAACTGATATTACCACCATATTCGCAGACGCCATGTTTAAGTACAATGGGTTTTCTTTTATGGGCGAATACGCGAAACGAACTGCAGACAACCCAATAGCTACAGATGTTGATGGTGTTACCCCTACTGATGATATTGTTTTAATAGGAAGCGCCTTAAACCTACAGGCTGGATATTTATTTCCAAGTAATTATGAAATTGCAGGCCGTTTTACTACCGTAGACTATGAAACAGTTACGAATACATTGCCTTCAAAACAATATACCTTAGGTGCTTCAAAATACATCGTCGGGCATAAACTGAAAGTACAAAGCGACCTGAGTTATACAACATTAGATGGTAATGAAGACAATATCACATTTAGACTTGGTTTTGATATTCATTTTTAATTTAAAAAATAACAATTCGGTAACACGTTAATTATAAAAACTCATGATATTTGCAAACATTTTACAATTAAACCCTATGGATAATATTTACTTATTTATGTTGATTGCCATTACAATTCTAGCAGTTGTAGATATTGTAGTTGGCGTTAGCAATGATGCTATTAATTTTTTGAACTCTGCGATTGGTTCTAAGGTGATTTCTTTAAGAACCATTATGATTGTTGCGAGTATAGGAATATTCATAGGAGCAGTGTTTTCAAGCGGAATGATGGAAGTGGCTAGAAAAGGAATATTTATGCCTGCTCAATTTGAGTTTTCTGAAATTATGCTCATTTTCATGGCTGTAATGATAACAGACATCTTATTATTAGATTTTTTCAACACACTTGGCCTTCCAACATCTACTACGGTTTCTATAGTATTCAACTTATTGGGTGCAGCTGTAGTCATGTCTTTAATCAAAATAAGCGCCTCAGAGACTGAAACATTTGCCGAATTAGGAAACTACATAAATACAGAAACAGCACTAACCATTATCAGTGGCATATTGCTATCTGTCTTAATTGCGTTTACCGTTGGTGCATTTGTACAATGGGTATCACGTCTTCTTTTTACATTCAACTACGAAAAACGTATTAAGAGCTTTGGAACAATTTTTGGAGGTGTTGCCTTAACAGCTATTACCTATTTTATTTTCTTAAAGGGATTAAAAGGAACACCTTACTATAATGAACTTAAAGGTTTATTAGAAGGTAACGAAATCTTTATTATACTTGGAAGTTTTGTTTTCTGGACATTGTTCTCTTATTTATTCGAGTTAATCACTAAGAAATCAGTATTACTTTTTGTTATCGGGGTTGGAACTTTTGGATTAGCATTAGCTTTCTCTGGAAACGACTTAGTTAACTTTATAGGTGTACCTATGGCTGCGTATCATTCATATGAAGCGTATATTGCTGGAGGCATGGATGCTACAATGTCTATGGCCGTATTACAAAAAAAAGTCCCCGCAGAACCATTATTATTATTCATCGCTGGAGGTATCATGGTTTTAACTTTATGGTTTTCAAAAAAAGCTAAATCTGTTGCAGAAACAGAGATTAGTTTATCTAGACAAGGTGAAACACATGAAAAATTTGAGCCAAACAGACTCTCTAGAAGTGTTGTTAAAGGGACAACTCAACTTTCCAGTTACTTTAGCGTAATAATACCTCAATCTGTGCAAGACAGTATTAGCAAAAGTTTTAACAAGCCAGAAATCTTATTGTCAAAAGACCAAAGTATTGATGCACCTGCATTCGACATGATTCGAGCCTCGGTTAACCTAATGGTCGCTGGCGTATTAATAGCCATTGCTACATCAATGAAATTACCTTTATCTACTACTTATGTTACTTTCATGGTGGCCATGGGAACATCTTTAGCAGATCGAGCTTGGGGAAGAGAAAGTGCTGTGTATCGCGTAGCCGGAGTATTAAACGTTATTGGAGGGTGGTTTGGAACCGCTATTGGAGCCTTTGTAGCATCTGGGATTGTGGTGTTTTTGATTAACTGGAATCCAAAAGTTATGACGCCAATATTGTTGCTTTTAACCGTTATATTATTATACAGAAATTACAAATCCCATAAGAATAAATCGAACAAAACTTTAGAAGAAGATAGCTTAATTAAAGCCGAAAGCAGTTCTGTACAAGGTGTTATTCATGAAAGCGCCGCCAATATTGCCAACGTTGTTAAACGTGGAAACAAAATTTACACGAACGCCATTAATGGTCTCGCTAAACAAGATTTAGACCTACTTAAGAAAAATAAAAAACAAATTATCAAACTCTCACAAGAAGTTGAAGGTTTGCGTGATAATATATTCTATTTTATTAAAAATTTAGATGAATCTAGTGTTGGTGCAAGTAATTTCTATATTAATATTTTAGGATATTTACAGGATATGACACAGTCTTTAGAGTACATTTCTAAGGTGAGCCATAAGCATGTAAACAATAATCATAAGAAATTAAAATTTAGTCAAATTAAAGAATTAAAAGAAATTGATGAGTCTCTTGATAAATTGTTTAACGATACTAAAGATGCTTTTAGTTCACGCTCCTTTGAACAAATAGGAAATATTTTAAATAGTAAAGAAGAAGTTTTTAAAATTCTTTCTGAAAAAATTCAAAAGCAAGTTGAACGGACACGCTCGGAAGAATCTAGTCCAAAAAATACCACTTTGTATTTTGGAATACTATTAGAAACTAAAGACTTATTGAAAGGCACAATGAATCTTCTTGAAGAATATCATGATGCTCATGATGCCAACGTACCAATAGCAACCATACCTGTTGTAGATGCGGTTGTTGAAAAGGATAATATTCTATAAAAGAAACCTAAATAAATAGACTAAAAACACCTCTTTCAAGGTGTTTTTTTGTTCGTGCTATATTTTATATACTCTATTATTTTATTTTTTCGAAAAACTTTTACAAACAACTATTTTATAAAGACTTTTTCTAAGATGTGTGGACATTATTGAAACCGTTTAACTTCGGATATCAGAATTGCAAAAAAATAAACTGTAAACATCTTTTTAATGATTTGTTACGTAAATGTTTTAAACCTAAAGACAAACATTATTATGAAGAAAATTTCAGTTTTAATAGTACTAGTTGTAATTACCCTGTCATGCGTTTCAAAGAAAAAATACATTGCTTTGGAGCAAGAGAACGGAGAGATTAGAAGCGAATTACAAAAAACAAGAGTTGAAAAAGAAGATTTAGAAGCTAAATTTGACAAAATTCAAGCTCGTGTTGAAGCATACAACAGTAAGATTATGTCTCTTAAACAAGAGAACGACTCTAAATTAGAAGTGGTTGAAAACGTCGCTGTTATGTCTAATGACACAAAAGAAAAGATGAGAGAAACTTTAAAAAATGTTGATGCAGCAAAATTAAGCGAGGCAAAAACATTAAAAGACTCTATGAATCTTGCGGTGGCTTACAATCTTGAAAAAACGATAAGCGAAAGTAACATGAATGAAGATGATGACTTTGCTGTTAATATTAATGAAACTGTCGTGATGATATCTATTGCGGACAATATGCTTTTTAATAGCGGAAGCTACAGATTAAGCTCTAAAGCTGATAATGTATTACAAAAATTAGCTGATGTCATTAACTCTGAACCAAGTTTAGATGTTATGGTTGAAGGTCACACCGATTCAAGAACCATAAAT encodes the following:
- a CDS encoding TonB-dependent receptor; translation: MKKFILLFILLATTVTYAQNRDSIIGQLTDKEYNNEPLAFANVLVKGTTTGTTSDIDGFYRFDNLEPGNVILSFSFVGYETQEIPVQVIAGKETELNVIMNASAASLDEVVITTTTKRESETALLLEQKKAVEIKQSIGAEELSRKGISDAAGAVAKISGVSKQEGSSNVYVRGLGDRYLNTTMNGLSLPSNDVNKKNIDLDLFASDVIENVSISKAYASRFYGDFAAGNVDISSKDYNGNGFLDVSVGSEINTNAIGKDFVRSEGTGYFGFYNRYAHNPFAVILSHGFDPVDVGTPINTSFGGAFGKSFHFENGSKLSFYATGAFGNDFQYRKGSNVDYTNVEKKAFEEAEEFEYGTTTTAMASINYKIDNSNTIKFNSLFVNSSSDKIGYFGIDGKGRNRDAILNTDEGFYQQNIQFNQNLIYVNQLMGTHKFEKLEVEWGVGHNFVNAHEPDRKRLSFENYQFALDNDPNTNPVFYSNVDFDNQRYFQNIQDEELNGRLNLAYHPSETIKVNVGYNGRNKERRFDNIRYGYDIVDNSGVTNVNTLDNIFTLENLNLTSNEGVYEIKVIKPTPTLSNTNRPGVPENTYNGTLDIYAGYLNAEITVADKWLFVPGLRVESFDQYIEYDVINLGVNGKNNVSASAVVYLPSLSVKYALNDDQNLRFSASKTISLPEFKEVAPFVYESVSQRIGGNPDLLGQKQGFNYTNVKDVSYSKILNLDLKYEWFVTKSEIISLGAFYKQIEDPVNQVVAFDATGTQRFFRTGEKAQILGVEAEIRKNIITNENNDAELSVGLNATYMHTEQDLYSDIVGSNFNVSFVEDKQELQGASPFIMNADINYSPKSFQNYEPIATLAFSYFSDRIDALGSGQLGNVIEKGIPTLDFILKNKIGAYFEINLSAKNILDPTIKFVRNTTEGKIVVTSPNGKDVSNYKKGMNLGLQLKYSF
- a CDS encoding multidrug transporter codes for the protein MKNNLLLGLAITILLFNSCASDDTADIYITDNSVINNNGGGGSTDEDIPISAAEYASDLVLDANKTYTISGPVIMADGANLIIGEGVTIKAVTTGADVYIAISQGARIIANGTATNPIVMTSGSANPSAGDWGGLIILGKAPINSVTGSATSTSEIGSLPYGGTETADSSGIIRYVRVEYSGGAADGSSENNGFSFYGVGAGTTVDYIQAYEGADDGIEFFGGSVAVNHAVVINCQDDSIDWTEGFSGSVTNAYVKHGADHDKGFECDGYNTDIGNLSSPKFWSKPTVKDVTIIGLGSGTGSEAIRLRAGTQGLFDNILIEGFEEGFDLDGDAGAGSDNPTGTGVLNGDLDVTNVTFTDVTTKFKNDTGETFVEVDFIAGIGLGTGTDYATWGASWTVGN
- a CDS encoding toxin-antitoxin system YwqK family antitoxin; this translates as MKKLFLLFAFLITVVSFAQQKRDLKLNKDTNLIDVVYYHDNGVVSQTGSYTVDGKLQGAWLSFNTEGEKIVSANYDNGKKVGKWIYLIDGALKEVDYTKHVASL
- a CDS encoding porin, whose product is MRLKLSLVLALSTLLTIHAQEISDTSFGKGLINFVAKDSSFSIKFAPRFQVRSISSWDHNDSSYESPEHNFIVRRARLKFDGFAYSPKLRYKLELGLSNRDISGANQFNRNAPRYILDAVIMWNFAKNFELWAGQTKLPGNVERVVSSANLQLIDRSLLNSGFNIDRDLGIQLRHKTKISGNFLMREKIAISQGEGRNVTEGNEGGLQYTARLEFLPFGTFQSKGDYSQSDLKREATPKLMLGFTYDLNEDAVKERSVLGDYMFKSDGSLYQTDITTIFADAMFKYNGFSFMGEYAKRTADNPIATDVDGVTPTDDIVLIGSALNLQAGYLFPSNYEIAGRFTTVDYETVTNTLPSKQYTLGASKYIVGHKLKVQSDLSYTTLDGNEDNITFRLGFDIHF
- a CDS encoding inorganic phosphate transporter, with the translated sequence MDNIYLFMLIAITILAVVDIVVGVSNDAINFLNSAIGSKVISLRTIMIVASIGIFIGAVFSSGMMEVARKGIFMPAQFEFSEIMLIFMAVMITDILLLDFFNTLGLPTSTTVSIVFNLLGAAVVMSLIKISASETETFAELGNYINTETALTIISGILLSVLIAFTVGAFVQWVSRLLFTFNYEKRIKSFGTIFGGVALTAITYFIFLKGLKGTPYYNELKGLLEGNEIFIILGSFVFWTLFSYLFELITKKSVLLFVIGVGTFGLALAFSGNDLVNFIGVPMAAYHSYEAYIAGGMDATMSMAVLQKKVPAEPLLLFIAGGIMVLTLWFSKKAKSVAETEISLSRQGETHEKFEPNRLSRSVVKGTTQLSSYFSVIIPQSVQDSISKSFNKPEILLSKDQSIDAPAFDMIRASVNLMVAGVLIAIATSMKLPLSTTYVTFMVAMGTSLADRAWGRESAVYRVAGVLNVIGGWFGTAIGAFVASGIVVFLINWNPKVMTPILLLLTVILLYRNYKSHKNKSNKTLEEDSLIKAESSSVQGVIHESAANIANVVKRGNKIYTNAINGLAKQDLDLLKKNKKQIIKLSQEVEGLRDNIFYFIKNLDESSVGASNFYINILGYLQDMTQSLEYISKVSHKHVNNNHKKLKFSQIKELKEIDESLDKLFNDTKDAFSSRSFEQIGNILNSKEEVFKILSEKIQKQVERTRSEESSPKNTTLYFGILLETKDLLKGTMNLLEEYHDAHDANVPIATIPVVDAVVEKDNIL
- a CDS encoding OmpA/MotB family protein, whose product is MKKISVLIVLVVITLSCVSKKKYIALEQENGEIRSELQKTRVEKEDLEAKFDKIQARVEAYNSKIMSLKQENDSKLEVVENVAVMSNDTKEKMRETLKNVDAAKLSEAKTLKDSMNLAVAYNLEKTISESNMNEDDDFAVNINETVVMISIADNMLFNSGSYRLSSKADNVLQKLADVINSEPSLDVMVEGHTDSRTINTVNMSDNWDLSVLRATSVVRKLQEKYNVAPEKMIAAGRSSYQPLAENDSRENMAKNRRTRIIILPNIDKFFALMAND